One genomic region from Streptomyces sp. NBC_00582 encodes:
- a CDS encoding class I adenylate-forming enzyme family protein: MTTAQQSGQEATWTAMVSRAYDHGRPAVRFGELVWSGRELLDRAGGAADWLDTLGLEPGSPVPALVATSADALALVIGGAGSGHPLAPLGVRMTAHEIAAVVKRMPARILLAQPEFGDLAGQVAELSGRRVATVPELVSSQRALAADPDHLAAVLHTSGTTGLPKPVPMTQRRLAARARVNGRLCALDPDSFYGGSAPFHHIAGLGNIAVALAAGALITGLPRFSVEGWTLLRDLGTTHTSMVPAMLETLLAAGEARHQSLRTLQYGGAPVRPGTLRRTYEAMPGVRMLNMFGQTEGSPISVLTPEDHREAVAGRAELLRSVGRPTPGVEVKVDGAGPDGVGEIHARADHFFRVDAEGWLHSGDLGRIADDGYLYLLGRRTDMIIRGGENVHPLEVETVLTAHPGVADAAVTGVPDERLGQTVVAFVVPADPGAPPEPAALRSHTRARLSGFKVPVRWWFVEDLPRNANGKVVRHDLREPYEGEPYA; the protein is encoded by the coding sequence GTGACGACCGCGCAGCAGTCCGGGCAGGAGGCCACCTGGACCGCCATGGTGAGCCGTGCCTACGACCACGGCCGTCCCGCCGTCCGGTTCGGTGAGCTGGTCTGGAGCGGGCGCGAGCTTCTCGACCGGGCGGGGGGAGCGGCGGACTGGCTCGACACGCTCGGTCTGGAGCCCGGCTCCCCCGTTCCGGCCCTGGTCGCCACCTCCGCCGATGCCCTGGCGCTGGTGATCGGCGGGGCCGGTTCCGGGCACCCGCTCGCGCCGCTCGGCGTCCGCATGACAGCGCACGAGATCGCCGCAGTGGTCAAGCGGATGCCGGCCCGGATCCTGCTGGCGCAGCCCGAGTTCGGCGACCTCGCCGGACAGGTCGCCGAACTGTCCGGCCGGCGGGTGGCGACCGTCCCCGAACTCGTGAGCAGCCAAAGGGCGTTGGCGGCCGACCCCGATCACCTCGCCGCCGTCCTGCACACCTCCGGCACCACCGGCCTGCCCAAGCCCGTCCCCATGACCCAGCGGCGGCTGGCCGCCCGGGCCCGCGTCAACGGGCGGCTGTGCGCGCTCGACCCCGACAGCTTCTACGGCGGCAGCGCGCCCTTCCACCACATCGCGGGCCTCGGCAACATCGCCGTCGCCCTCGCCGCCGGGGCGCTGATCACCGGCCTGCCCCGCTTCAGCGTCGAGGGCTGGACCCTGCTGCGGGACCTCGGCACCACGCACACCAGCATGGTCCCGGCGATGCTGGAGACCTTGCTGGCCGCGGGCGAGGCACGCCACCAGAGCCTGCGGACCCTGCAGTACGGGGGTGCGCCCGTGCGCCCCGGGACACTGCGGCGGACGTACGAGGCGATGCCCGGCGTCCGTATGCTCAACATGTTCGGGCAGACGGAGGGTTCCCCGATCAGCGTGCTCACTCCCGAGGACCACCGGGAGGCGGTGGCGGGACGCGCCGAACTGCTGCGTTCGGTGGGCCGGCCCACTCCCGGCGTCGAGGTGAAAGTGGATGGCGCCGGACCGGACGGTGTCGGCGAGATCCACGCCCGCGCCGATCATTTCTTCCGCGTCGACGCCGAGGGCTGGCTGCACAGCGGCGACCTGGGCCGGATCGCCGACGACGGCTACCTCTACCTCCTCGGCCGCCGCACCGACATGATCATCCGGGGCGGTGAGAACGTCCATCCGCTGGAGGTCGAGACGGTCCTGACCGCGCATCCCGGTGTGGCGGACGCGGCGGTGACCGGCGTACCCGACGAGCGGCTCGGTCAGACGGTCGTCGCCTTCGTCGTGCCGGCCGACCCCGGTGCCCCGCCCGAACCGGCGGCGCTCAGAAGCCATACCCGGGCCCGGCTGTCCGGGTTCAAGGTCCCGGTGCGCTGGTGGTTCGTGGAGGACCTGCCCCGCAACGCCAACGGCAAGGTCGTACGCCATGACCTGCGGGAGCCGTACGAAGGAGAACCATATGCCTGA
- a CDS encoding acyl-CoA dehydrogenase family protein yields the protein MELDFGPAVRDFREELRDWLADHLVGEFAEHRGVGGPTDGAAWEVRLAWDRELSAGGWLGVGWPREYGGRGLGLLEEIVFEYEYARANAPYRATGNALDLLGPMLLKVGADEQKKRFLPPILAVEELWGQGFSEPGAGSDLASVRTRAERDGDEWVVSGQKVWTSFGVHADWLYVLTRTDPDSVRHKGLSMLLLPTDQPGVEIRPIRNLAGQDEFAEVFLSDARTGADMVVGEVGQGWRTAMATLGIERGTTLLPQQLTFEREAESLIELARERGALDDPMLRRRIVDAWISVRVMRTTNLRTLAELTAGRTPGAQATTAKLYASTRHQQLGHLAQELAGPAGQIVGADYGLDTRQRSFLLSLAETIYGGSSEIQRNIIGEQILGLPKEPRP from the coding sequence ATGGAGCTGGACTTCGGACCCGCGGTGCGCGACTTCCGCGAGGAACTGCGGGACTGGCTGGCGGACCATCTCGTGGGGGAGTTCGCCGAGCACCGGGGCGTCGGCGGCCCCACCGACGGCGCGGCCTGGGAGGTCCGCCTGGCCTGGGACCGCGAGCTGTCCGCCGGGGGGTGGCTGGGCGTGGGCTGGCCGCGGGAGTACGGCGGCAGAGGGCTCGGACTCCTCGAGGAGATCGTCTTCGAGTACGAGTACGCCCGCGCGAACGCCCCCTACCGGGCCACAGGCAACGCCCTCGACCTGCTCGGCCCCATGCTCCTCAAGGTGGGCGCGGACGAGCAGAAGAAGCGGTTCCTGCCGCCGATCCTCGCCGTCGAGGAACTGTGGGGCCAGGGCTTCAGCGAACCCGGCGCCGGCTCCGACCTCGCCTCGGTGCGCACCCGCGCCGAGCGCGATGGCGACGAGTGGGTGGTGAGCGGCCAGAAGGTGTGGACGTCCTTCGGCGTGCACGCCGACTGGCTCTACGTCCTCACCCGCACCGACCCGGACTCCGTCCGGCACAAGGGGCTGAGCATGCTGCTCCTGCCCACCGACCAGCCCGGCGTGGAGATCCGCCCCATCCGCAACCTCGCCGGTCAGGACGAGTTCGCCGAGGTGTTCCTCTCCGACGCGCGCACCGGCGCCGACATGGTCGTCGGAGAGGTCGGCCAGGGCTGGCGCACCGCCATGGCCACGCTCGGCATCGAACGCGGCACCACGCTCCTGCCCCAGCAGCTCACCTTCGAGCGGGAGGCCGAGTCGCTGATCGAGCTGGCCCGGGAACGCGGCGCGCTCGACGACCCGATGCTGCGCCGCCGCATCGTCGACGCCTGGATCTCCGTGCGCGTCATGCGCACCACCAACCTGCGCACCCTCGCCGAACTCACCGCGGGCCGCACCCCGGGCGCCCAGGCCACCACGGCCAAGCTGTACGCCTCCACCCGCCACCAGCAACTCGGTCACCTCGCACAGGAGCTGGCGGGCCCCGCCGGGCAGATCGTCGGGGCGGACTACGGCCTGGACACCCGGCAGCGTTCCTTCCTGCTGTCCTTGGCGGAGACGATCTACGGCGGATCCAGCGAGATCCAGCGCAACATCATCGGCGAGCAGATCCTGGGCCTGCCCAAGGAGCCGCGGCCATGA
- a CDS encoding MaoC family dehydratase gives MTAHDTRTDIPPLVKGLTYEEMPVGQVFRTARRTVTETDLVNFVTWGGFTEPLFWDATHAAEGGYTGRLVPGGLTYCLAEGLVLQTNVLHGTGLAFLHMELTVHGPVYVGDTLYAVVETTGSRPSSKPGRGVVTSRITVRNQRDEDVLVYCPVRLIRGRDYEVPAP, from the coding sequence ATGACCGCGCACGACACGAGGACCGACATCCCGCCCCTGGTGAAGGGTCTGACCTACGAGGAGATGCCGGTCGGGCAGGTCTTCCGGACCGCCCGCCGGACCGTCACCGAGACCGACCTGGTCAACTTCGTCACCTGGGGCGGCTTCACCGAGCCGCTGTTCTGGGACGCCACACACGCGGCGGAGGGCGGTTACACGGGCCGGCTGGTCCCGGGCGGTCTGACGTACTGCCTCGCCGAGGGCCTCGTCCTGCAGACGAACGTCCTGCACGGCACGGGGCTCGCCTTCCTGCACATGGAACTGACCGTGCACGGGCCGGTGTACGTCGGCGACACGCTGTACGCCGTCGTGGAGACGACCGGGTCTCGCCCCTCCAGCAAGCCCGGCCGGGGCGTGGTGACCAGCCGGATCACCGTGCGCAACCAGCGGGACGAGGACGTGCTGGTCTACTGCCCGGTACGGCTGATCCGCGGCCGGGACTACGAGGTGCCGGCGCCCTGA
- a CDS encoding PaaI family thioesterase, which yields MTVAARTLTEQEQRERRVWFRARWERGVAFNRHCRIRVTRWDAEAVEIVLPYAESLSAHEDVFHGGVISALIDTAGAGAVIAGHDFTHGSRLSTVSMSVQYLAPARGKEAVAHARCVRRGRRLHFADVDVLTDGRLCARGQVVVSISGERPGVGDPIDPIDSLTEE from the coding sequence ATGACCGTCGCGGCGAGGACCCTCACCGAACAGGAACAGCGCGAACGCCGGGTGTGGTTCCGGGCCCGCTGGGAGCGCGGGGTCGCCTTCAACCGGCACTGCCGTATCCGGGTGACCCGCTGGGACGCGGAGGCCGTGGAGATCGTGCTGCCCTACGCCGAGTCCCTCTCCGCCCACGAGGACGTCTTCCACGGCGGGGTCATCTCGGCGCTCATCGACACGGCAGGCGCCGGAGCCGTCATCGCCGGACACGACTTCACCCACGGGAGCCGGCTGAGCACCGTCTCGATGTCCGTGCAGTACCTCGCCCCCGCCCGCGGCAAGGAGGCCGTCGCCCACGCGCGCTGCGTGCGGCGCGGCCGCAGGCTGCACTTCGCCGACGTCGACGTGCTGACCGACGGACGCCTGTGCGCGCGGGGCCAGGTGGTGGTGAGCATCTCCGGGGAGCGGCCCGGCGTCGGCGACCCGATCGACCCCATCGACTCCCTGACGGAGGAGTGA
- a CDS encoding enoyl-CoA hydratase-related protein gives MTEEPAQDDLVLYEVDEDGVATVTLNRPERRNAWSIPMERRFFALLDEAAHDPAVRVVVVTGAGKAFCPGMDVQRLEQNAQPGQSLNLQARVPMYSRRTLPKPMIAAVNGACAGIGLVQALICDVRFAARGARFTTAFTRRGLAGEYNLPYVLPRVIGLENALDLLLSGRVFDADEAKALGLVSRVVEPEDLLDAARAYARDIARNCSPRAMAVVRHQVYGDLDRTFTDALARSYSAMEFFAGSPDFREGVASFMEKREPKFEGLPPDFDPDEATRDAFLPY, from the coding sequence ATGACCGAGGAGCCCGCCCAGGACGACCTGGTGCTGTACGAGGTCGACGAGGACGGTGTCGCCACCGTCACCCTCAACCGGCCCGAGCGCAGGAACGCCTGGAGCATCCCCATGGAGCGCCGTTTCTTCGCGCTCCTCGACGAGGCCGCGCACGACCCGGCCGTCCGGGTCGTGGTCGTCACCGGCGCGGGCAAGGCCTTCTGTCCCGGCATGGACGTGCAGCGCCTGGAGCAGAACGCCCAGCCGGGCCAGTCCCTCAACCTCCAGGCCCGCGTCCCCATGTACAGCAGACGCACCCTGCCCAAGCCGATGATCGCCGCCGTCAACGGCGCCTGCGCGGGCATCGGACTGGTCCAGGCACTGATCTGCGACGTCCGCTTCGCCGCCCGCGGGGCCCGTTTCACCACCGCCTTCACCCGGCGCGGCCTGGCCGGCGAGTACAACCTGCCGTACGTGCTGCCGCGGGTGATCGGCCTGGAGAACGCCCTCGACCTGCTGCTGTCCGGCCGGGTCTTCGACGCCGACGAGGCCAAGGCCCTCGGCCTCGTCAGCCGGGTCGTCGAACCCGAGGACCTGCTGGACGCCGCCCGCGCCTACGCCCGGGACATCGCCCGCAACTGCTCCCCGCGCGCCATGGCCGTCGTACGCCACCAGGTGTACGGCGACCTGGACCGCACCTTCACCGACGCGCTGGCCCGCTCCTACTCCGCCATGGAGTTCTTCGCGGGCTCGCCGGACTTCCGGGAGGGCGTGGCGAGCTTCATGGAGAAGCGGGAGCCGAAGTTCGAGGGCCTGCCTCCGGACTTCGACCCGGACGAGGCCACCCGCGACGCGTTCCTGCCGTACTGA
- a CDS encoding MaoC/PaaZ C-terminal domain-containing protein, which translates to MSLSSSDIKVGETRESVLVEDLKRTRIVQYAGASGDFNPLHTDERFAVEAAGYPGVFAHGMLTMGMTGRVLTDWVGPESLLRYGVRFKAQVWPGDTLTATATVESIEDAPDAPVAHFSLRTVNQHGVEVVTGTAAVRLEL; encoded by the coding sequence ATGAGCCTGAGCAGCAGTGACATCAAGGTCGGCGAGACACGCGAGAGCGTCCTCGTCGAGGATCTGAAGCGGACCCGGATCGTGCAGTACGCGGGCGCGTCCGGGGACTTCAACCCCCTGCACACCGACGAGCGGTTCGCCGTCGAGGCCGCGGGATATCCCGGTGTCTTCGCGCACGGCATGCTCACGATGGGCATGACCGGCCGGGTCCTGACCGACTGGGTGGGCCCCGAGTCGCTGCTGCGCTACGGCGTGCGCTTCAAGGCGCAGGTCTGGCCCGGCGACACCCTGACCGCCACGGCCACCGTCGAGTCGATCGAGGACGCACCGGACGCCCCGGTCGCCCACTTCTCCCTGCGCACGGTCAACCAGCACGGCGTCGAGGTGGTCACCGGCACCGCGGCGGTCCGCCTGGAGCTCTGA
- a CDS encoding SDR family NAD(P)-dependent oxidoreductase: MRRLAGKTALVTGGGQGVGRGIALALAAEGAAVVITGRTEGRLKDTARAIAERGGRVHTLVGDVGEQADVERMVAETVREFGGLDVLVNNAQSSVQRRLEQTSYDDVQLAYRSGPLAAFHAMRAALPHLKASRGSVVNLGSSAAVLGEAGFASYAMAKEAIRGLSRVAAREWGPYGIRVNVVCPAALSPAAEEYFAAHPEKAEQVVAGIPLGRMGDPETDIGRAVAALVSDDMGYLTGATLMLEGGRTLIG, from the coding sequence ATGCGGCGGTTGGCGGGGAAGACCGCCCTGGTCACCGGGGGAGGGCAGGGCGTGGGCCGGGGCATCGCGCTCGCGCTGGCGGCCGAGGGGGCGGCCGTGGTGATCACGGGCCGCACCGAGGGCAGACTCAAGGACACCGCGCGGGCGATCGCCGAGCGCGGTGGGCGGGTGCACACCCTCGTCGGGGACGTGGGCGAACAAGCCGACGTCGAGCGGATGGTGGCGGAGACCGTACGGGAGTTCGGTGGCCTCGACGTGCTCGTCAACAACGCGCAGAGCTCCGTACAGCGCCGTCTGGAGCAGACGTCGTACGACGACGTGCAACTCGCCTATCGCAGCGGCCCCTTGGCGGCCTTTCACGCCATGCGGGCAGCCCTGCCGCACCTGAAGGCGAGTCGCGGCAGCGTCGTCAACCTCGGTTCGTCGGCCGCGGTGCTGGGCGAGGCGGGGTTCGCGTCCTACGCGATGGCCAAGGAGGCGATCCGGGGGCTGAGCCGCGTCGCCGCGCGGGAGTGGGGGCCGTACGGGATCCGGGTGAACGTCGTCTGCCCGGCCGCGCTGAGCCCGGCGGCCGAGGAGTACTTCGCCGCCCATCCGGAGAAGGCCGAGCAGGTGGTGGCCGGCATCCCGCTGGGCCGGATGGGCGACCCGGAGACGGACATCGGGCGGGCGGTGGCCGCGCTGGTCAGCGACGACATGGGGTATCTGACCGGCGCGACGCTGATGTTGGAGGGGGGAAGGACCCTGATCGGGTAG
- a CDS encoding FAS1-like dehydratase domain-containing protein: protein MTGQPFPVEAGHIMMFARAIGDEHPAYQGESALAPPTFTMASAHYDPDYHLRPKQDEEWFGSGGGPGVMAEGGGGLHAEQHFEYHRPVRAGETLYAHTVPGRSWEKQGRSGRLLFSERVTEYRDADGRPVVSAVTVAVVPEGPATPKDAR, encoded by the coding sequence ATGACAGGGCAGCCGTTTCCCGTCGAGGCAGGGCACATCATGATGTTCGCCCGCGCCATCGGCGACGAACACCCCGCGTACCAGGGCGAGTCGGCTCTCGCCCCGCCCACCTTCACCATGGCGAGCGCGCACTACGACCCGGACTACCACCTGCGGCCCAAGCAGGACGAGGAGTGGTTCGGCTCCGGCGGCGGACCCGGTGTGATGGCCGAGGGCGGCGGCGGACTCCACGCCGAGCAGCACTTCGAGTACCACCGCCCGGTGCGCGCCGGCGAGACGCTCTACGCGCACACCGTCCCGGGGCGCAGCTGGGAGAAGCAGGGCCGCAGTGGCCGGCTGCTGTTCAGCGAGCGCGTCACCGAGTACCGGGACGCCGACGGCCGGCCGGTCGTCAGCGCCGTGACCGTGGCCGTCGTGCCCGAGGGCCCCGCCACCCCGAAGGATGCCCGATGA
- a CDS encoding nuclear transport factor 2 family protein, whose product MTAIEDRLDRVESHLAIQQLPVRYALAVDARDLDAWTGCFRPDVDMGRHGHGREALRAYIEPLVRGFGRSVHQICGHRIEFTGRDTATGSVYCRAEHEVGERWIVMAIRYLDDYARVDGEWYFSRRREQHWYAADVTERPQQVGFEGWEGAGEPVLPDAFPSWGPFWKES is encoded by the coding sequence ATGACGGCGATCGAGGACCGCCTCGACCGCGTCGAGTCGCACCTCGCCATCCAGCAGCTGCCCGTGCGGTACGCGCTCGCCGTGGACGCCCGCGACCTCGACGCCTGGACCGGCTGCTTCCGGCCGGACGTGGACATGGGGCGCCACGGTCACGGTCGGGAGGCGCTGCGGGCGTACATAGAGCCCCTCGTCCGGGGCTTCGGCCGGTCCGTCCACCAGATCTGCGGTCACCGGATCGAGTTCACCGGCCGCGACACGGCCACCGGCTCCGTCTACTGCCGCGCCGAGCACGAGGTGGGGGAGCGGTGGATCGTCATGGCCATCCGCTACCTCGACGACTACGCGCGCGTGGACGGCGAGTGGTACTTCTCCCGGCGCCGCGAACAGCACTGGTACGCGGCTGATGTGACCGAGCGCCCCCAGCAGGTGGGATTCGAGGGCTGGGAGGGGGCCGGGGAACCGGTGCTGCCTGACGCCTTCCCCTCCTGGGGACCCTTCTGGAAGGAGTCGTGA
- a CDS encoding acyl-CoA dehydrogenase family protein, with the protein MDLTFSQEQDELRTVVRSFLAKYSDEAAVRRLAADPRGHDAVVWRRMAGELGLQGLAVPEEYGGSGFGYVELGVVFDEAGRALLCEPYFATVALAAEALLRCADDQARADLLPGIASGATIATLALTEDSGRWDEPGIRLTAHDTPDGWRLTGAKTYVPDGLLADLLLVAARTPGGISLFAVGADAAGLTRTPLPTLDQTRKQARLEFADTPARLIGPEGTAWPVLERTLATASVLLAAEQVGGAAAALDAAVDYARIRVQYGRPIGSFQGIKHKCADMLVEIESARSAAYAGLWALDAGDDTETAVAAALAQAFCSEAFTKVAGDSIQIHGGIGFTWEHPAHLYFKRAKSSEVLLGTPSYHRELLAARLGI; encoded by the coding sequence ATGGATCTCACCTTCAGCCAGGAACAGGACGAACTGCGCACGGTCGTACGGTCCTTCCTGGCCAAGTACTCCGACGAGGCGGCCGTGCGCCGGCTGGCCGCCGACCCGCGCGGCCACGACGCCGTCGTCTGGCGGCGGATGGCCGGCGAGCTGGGCCTGCAGGGGCTCGCCGTACCGGAGGAGTACGGCGGCTCGGGCTTCGGCTACGTCGAACTCGGCGTCGTCTTCGACGAGGCGGGCCGCGCGCTGCTGTGCGAGCCGTACTTCGCCACCGTCGCCCTGGCCGCCGAGGCCCTGCTGCGCTGCGCCGACGACCAGGCACGGGCCGACCTCCTGCCCGGCATCGCCTCGGGCGCGACGATCGCCACCCTGGCGCTCACCGAGGACAGCGGCCGCTGGGACGAGCCCGGCATCCGCCTCACCGCCCACGACACCCCCGACGGCTGGCGGCTGACCGGCGCCAAGACCTACGTCCCCGACGGCCTCCTCGCCGACCTCCTCCTGGTCGCCGCCCGCACTCCCGGGGGCATCAGCCTCTTCGCGGTCGGCGCCGACGCGGCCGGCCTCACCCGCACCCCTCTCCCCACCCTTGACCAGACCCGCAAACAGGCCCGCCTGGAGTTCGCCGACACCCCGGCCCGCCTGATCGGTCCCGAGGGCACGGCATGGCCCGTCCTCGAACGCACCCTCGCCACGGCCTCGGTCCTGCTCGCCGCCGAACAGGTCGGGGGAGCGGCCGCCGCACTCGACGCCGCCGTGGACTACGCGCGCATCCGGGTGCAGTACGGACGGCCCATCGGCTCCTTCCAGGGGATCAAGCACAAGTGCGCCGACATGCTGGTGGAGATCGAGTCCGCCCGCTCGGCCGCGTACGCCGGGCTGTGGGCCCTGGACGCCGGGGACGACACGGAGACCGCCGTCGCCGCCGCCCTGGCGCAGGCCTTCTGCTCGGAGGCGTTCACCAAGGTGGCCGGCGACAGCATCCAGATCCACGGCGGCATCGGCTTCACCTGGGAGCACCCCGCGCACCTGTACTTCAAGCGCGCCAAGAGCTCCGAGGTGCTGCTCGGCACACCGTCGTACCACCGGGAGCTGCTGGCCGCCCGGCTCGGCATCTGA
- a CDS encoding CaiB/BaiF CoA transferase family protein — translation MPSTALAGIRVLDLSRILAAPLATQLLADLGAEVIKVERPGAGDDSRTYGPPFAPGTDTAAFYLSCNRNKRSVTVNHATAEGQEVIRALAARSDVLVENFRTGTLAKYGLDQESLRELNPRLVYLSVTGFGQTGPYAERPGYDGIFQAMSGMMSVSGHPDEPMKVGVSMVDILTGLYAATAVLAALRHRDATGEGQFIDLSLLDCGLASLSHFAMNYLVSGEVPARRGNGGYGGIPSQAFQCADKPLFLVAGNDKQFAAFCAAADRTDLLQDPRFVTTSARIAHREEILPVLEAVMRTRTRDEWLAVLDEHDVPAGPFNEMPEVFADPQIRHRKMLVEVEDPVSGRLPLLANPIRFGATPVEGYAPPPALGEHTAEVLAEVIGLTEHQILGLRSRGIV, via the coding sequence ATGCCGTCGACCGCCCTGGCCGGGATCCGCGTCCTGGACCTGTCCCGCATCCTCGCCGCCCCTCTGGCCACCCAGCTGCTGGCCGACCTGGGCGCCGAGGTGATCAAGGTCGAACGGCCCGGTGCGGGCGACGACTCCCGGACGTACGGACCGCCGTTCGCCCCCGGCACGGACACCGCCGCCTTCTACCTCTCCTGCAACCGCAACAAGCGGTCGGTCACGGTCAACCACGCCACCGCCGAGGGGCAGGAGGTGATCCGCGCCCTCGCCGCCCGGTCGGACGTGCTGGTCGAGAACTTCCGCACGGGCACACTGGCGAAGTACGGCCTCGACCAGGAGAGCCTGCGGGAGCTGAACCCCCGGCTCGTCTACCTCTCGGTGACGGGCTTCGGCCAGACCGGTCCCTACGCCGAACGCCCGGGCTACGACGGCATCTTCCAGGCCATGTCCGGGATGATGAGCGTCTCCGGGCACCCCGACGAGCCGATGAAGGTCGGCGTCAGCATGGTCGACATCCTCACCGGCCTGTACGCCGCGACGGCCGTGCTGGCGGCCCTGCGGCACCGGGACGCCACCGGCGAGGGCCAGTTCATCGACCTCTCACTGCTGGACTGCGGACTGGCCTCGCTCTCCCACTTCGCCATGAACTACCTGGTCTCCGGTGAGGTACCGGCACGGCGCGGCAACGGCGGGTACGGCGGCATCCCGTCCCAGGCGTTCCAGTGCGCCGACAAGCCGCTCTTCCTGGTGGCCGGCAACGACAAACAGTTCGCCGCGTTCTGCGCGGCCGCCGACCGCACCGACCTGCTCCAGGACCCCCGGTTCGTCACCACCTCGGCGCGCATCGCCCACCGCGAGGAGATCCTGCCGGTGCTGGAGGCGGTCATGCGCACCCGGACCCGGGACGAGTGGCTGGCCGTGCTCGACGAACACGACGTCCCCGCGGGGCCGTTCAACGAGATGCCCGAGGTCTTCGCCGATCCGCAGATACGGCACCGGAAGATGCTGGTCGAGGTCGAGGACCCGGTGTCGGGGCGGCTGCCGCTGCTCGCCAATCCGATCCGGTTCGGGGCGACGCCGGTCGAGGGGTACGCGCCGCCACCGGCGTTGGGTGAGCACACCGCCGAAGTGCTGGCCGAAGTGATTGGATTGACGGAGCATCAGATCCTCGGGCTGCGCAGTCGGGGCATCGTCTGA
- a CDS encoding enoyl-CoA hydratase/isomerase family protein: protein MTDPYAPFTSLTFERPAPGVLRVVLDAPNLNAVDPRMHGELADVWPVIDRDERTRAVLVQGAGRAFSAGGTFDSIQALTEDHAVRARVMREARDMVYGVINCSKPVVSAIHGPAVGAGLVIGMLADVSIAARTAKIVDGHTRLGVAAGDHAAICWPLLCGMAKAKYYLLTCEALTGEEAERIGLVSKCVADQEVHDEALRVAKVLAAGPASAISWTKRSLNHWYRTAQPAFEASLGLEFFGFAGHEVVEGLAAHRDKRAPDFAAVAEKHPLDL from the coding sequence GTGACCGATCCCTATGCCCCGTTCACGAGCCTGACCTTCGAGCGGCCCGCGCCCGGTGTGCTGCGCGTCGTGCTCGACGCCCCGAACCTCAACGCGGTCGACCCGCGGATGCACGGCGAACTGGCCGACGTCTGGCCGGTGATCGACCGGGACGAGCGGACCCGTGCGGTGCTGGTCCAGGGGGCGGGCCGGGCGTTCTCCGCGGGTGGCACCTTCGACTCCATCCAGGCCCTGACCGAGGACCACGCGGTACGCGCCCGGGTGATGCGCGAGGCACGGGACATGGTGTACGGGGTGATCAACTGCTCCAAGCCGGTGGTCTCCGCGATCCACGGACCGGCCGTCGGGGCCGGCCTGGTCATCGGCATGCTGGCCGACGTCTCGATCGCGGCCCGTACGGCGAAGATCGTCGACGGGCACACCCGCCTCGGGGTGGCGGCCGGGGACCACGCGGCCATCTGCTGGCCCCTGCTGTGCGGCATGGCCAAGGCCAAGTACTACCTGCTGACCTGCGAGGCCCTCACGGGTGAGGAGGCCGAGCGGATCGGGCTGGTGTCGAAGTGCGTGGCCGACCAGGAGGTGCACGACGAGGCGCTGCGCGTGGCGAAGGTCCTGGCCGCCGGTCCCGCGAGCGCGATCAGCTGGACCAAGCGGTCCCTCAACCACTGGTACCGCACCGCCCAGCCCGCCTTCGAGGCCTCGCTCGGCCTTGAGTTCTTCGGGTTCGCGGGCCACGAGGTCGTCGAGGGCCTCGCGGCCCACCGCGACAAGCGCGCCCCCGACTTCGCGGCCGTGGCGGAGAAGCACCCGCTCGACCTGTGA